The sequence below is a genomic window from Paenibacillus silvisoli.
CGGTTTCCCTCCACTTTCAAGATGGCTACGCAGCCGACCTGCGCCAGCGCTTCTACGATAAGCACGCCCGGCATGACCGGGTACTGCGGAAAATGCCCCGTAAAGAAAGGCTCGTTCATCGATACGTTCTTGATTCCTACGGCGCGTTTGCCGTCCTCCACCTCAATAATGCGGTCTACAAGCAGAAACGGCGGGCGGTGCGGAATGATTTCTTGAATTTGTCGAATATCCAGCATGTAACAGTCTCCCTTCAAGGCGGTTGTAATAAATTGCTTGGTAATGTGCCAAAATAAGGCCATCCTTCACGAAACTGCAGTCGTGGGGTTAAGATAAGGGGGATTGGAGGCTGCAAAGCCGTTCACGCGGCGCCC
It includes:
- the fabZ gene encoding 3-hydroxyacyl-ACP dehydratase FabZ, coding for MLDIRQIQEIIPHRPPFLLVDRIIEVEDGKRAVGIKNVSMNEPFFTGHFPQYPVMPGVLIVEALAQVGCVAILKVEGNRGKIGFFAGIDNCRFRGQVVPGDTLTLEVEITRLKGMIGKGQAVAKVGDKVVAECEIMFALKDPE